The following coding sequences are from one Diachasmimorpha longicaudata isolate KC_UGA_2023 chromosome 6, iyDiaLong2, whole genome shotgun sequence window:
- the LOC135163847 gene encoding glucose dehydrogenase [FAD, quinone]-like isoform X1, giving the protein MLLFSPIHENQKKKNNKISSTGEKMLLKYIKFLLLLLWVRTDLTHASILTNIVETIYEYFHDSPSDNALLDFYGETNEKYSYDFIIIGAGSGGCVVANRLSEITHWNILLLEAGGEEIFLTDVPLLAPLMHITSYNWGYRTEPRPKNSDGSGGYCLSMIDGRCNWPRGKAVGGTSVINFMIYSRGSKGDFDQWAADGNAHWSYDQVLPYFIKSERAHFPASQTDHHHINPSLYGTTGYLDVTTASWQSPLRDTFFAAGKELSYRIKDSNDGDSIGFTSSKTNTRNGRRVSASKAFIKPIRHRRNFHLSEYSRVTKIIINPVTKTATGVEYIRNSKKYIVQARKEVILSAGSINSPQLLMLSGIGPKLHLDAFNINILEDLPVGHNLQDHVSMAALTFIVNDTVTIVEPRIASNYKNTFDYLLKGTGPFTVPAGAEALAFVNTKINDNYHEKYLANSTISNEPDIELVFGIGSMAGDASGTLRSIFGLSDEWYEKVFRHYQGQDGFSIVPILLHPKSRGYVKLRSANPFHSPILEANYFEHDDDLKTMIRGIKKAIQVASTHPFRKYNTTLLPIHFPGCTDLEFQSDDYWACVSRQISTTLGHFVGTCKMAPRNASGVVNEQLKVYGINKLRVVDASIIPLLISGHTNAPTYMIGEKASDMIKSEWL; this is encoded by the exons ATGCT ATTGTTCTCTCCCATTcatgaaaaccaaaaaaaaaaaaacaacaaaatatcCTCTACAG GTGAAAAAATGCTActgaaatatattaaatttctGTTGCTTCTCCTTTGGGTACGTACGGACTTAACACATGCCTCAATTCTCACAAATATTGTTGAAACCATATATGAATATTTCCACGACTCTCCCTCGGACAACGCACTATTGGATTTTTATGGcgaaacgaatgaaaaatattcatacgATTTTATAATAATCGGTGCAGGTTCCGGAGGATGCGTCGTTGCTAATCGATTATCAGAAATAACCCATTGGAATATTTTACTCCTTGAGGCTGGTGGTGAGGAGATTTTTTTGACTGATGTGCCACTTTTGGCCCCACTCATGCACATTACCTCTTATAACTGGGGCTACAGAACTGAACCGAGGCCAAAGAATAGTGATGGCAGTGGTGGATATTGTCTATCTATGATAGACGGCCGTTGCAATTGGCCAAGAGGCAAAGCCGTTGGTGGAACATCAGTTATAAATTTCATGATATACTCGCGAGGCTCTAAAGGAGATTTCGATCAATGGGCAGCTGATGGCAATGCCCATTGGAGTTACGATCAAGTACTTCCCTATTTCATCAAATCAGAAAGGGCTCATTTCCCCGCCTCACAAACCGACCATCACCATATTAATCCATCACTTTACGGAACAACTGGATATTTAGATGTAACAACAGCATCTTGGCAATCTCCACTGCGCGACACATTTTTCGCCGCCGGCAAAGAATTGTCTTACAGAATAAAAGACTCCAACGATGGTGATTCAATCGGCTTCACCAGCAGCAAAACAAATACGAGAAATGGCCGCCGTGTGAGTGCTTCAAAAGCATTTATAAAACCCATCAGACATCggagaaattttcatctctCAGAATATTCGAGGGTcacaaaaataatcatcaacCCAGTCACTAAAACCGCTACAGGAGTCGAGTATATTAGAAATTCCAAAAAGTATATCGTCCAAGCCAGAAAAGAAGTCATTCTGAGTGCAGGGAGCATTAATTCTCCTCAACTGCTAATGCTCTCTGGTATCGGACCAAAACTCCATCTCGATGCTTTCAATATTAACATACTAGAAGATCTTCCAGTAGGCCATAATCTACAGGATCACGTCAGTATGGCAGCACTCACTTTTATCGTTAATGATACCGTAACAATCGTTGAACCAAGAATCGCcagtaattataaaaatacctTTGATTATTTGCTCAAGGGAACTGGTCCTTTCACTGTGCCTGCAGGTGCCGAGGCTCTGGCATTTGTTAATaccaaaataaatgataattatcatGAGAAATACCTGGCTAATAGTACAATTAGTAATGAACCCGATATTGAACTCGTCTTTGGAATCGGATCTATGGCCGGAGATGCTTCCGGTACTCTGCGTAGTATATTCGGATTATCAGACGAATGGTATGAAAAAGTATTCAGGCATTATCAAGGACAGGATGGATTCAGTATTGTTCCTATTTTGTTGCATCCTAAGAGTCGCGGCTACGTCAAATTAAGGAGCGCAAATCCCTTCCATTCGCCGATTCTCGAGGCTAATTACTTTGAGCATGATGATGATTTGAAAACCATGATTCGGGGAATTAAAAAg GCTATTCAAGTTGCATCTACACACCCATTCCGCAAATACAACACAACCCTCTTGCCGATTCATTTTCCCGGCTGCACAGATTTGGAATTTCAATCAGACGATTACTGGGCCTGTGTATCACGTCAAATTTCAACAACTCTGGGCCATTTCGTTGGCACATGCAAAATGGCACCTCGAAACGCAAGTGGTGTTGTTAACGAACAATTAAAAGTTTATGGAATTAATAAACTTCGTGTTGTCGATGCGAGTATAATACCCTTACTAATATCTGGGCATACAAATGCACCAACTTACATGATTGGAGAGAAAGCAAGTGATATGATTAAGTCAGAATGGTTATAA
- the LOC135163847 gene encoding glucose dehydrogenase [FAD, quinone]-like isoform X3, which translates to MHITSYNWGYRTEPRPKNSDGSGGYCLSMIDGRCNWPRGKAVGGTSVINFMIYSRGSKGDFDQWAADGNAHWSYDQVLPYFIKSERAHFPASQTDHHHINPSLYGTTGYLDVTTASWQSPLRDTFFAAGKELSYRIKDSNDGDSIGFTSSKTNTRNGRRVSASKAFIKPIRHRRNFHLSEYSRVTKIIINPVTKTATGVEYIRNSKKYIVQARKEVILSAGSINSPQLLMLSGIGPKLHLDAFNINILEDLPVGHNLQDHVSMAALTFIVNDTVTIVEPRIASNYKNTFDYLLKGTGPFTVPAGAEALAFVNTKINDNYHEKYLANSTISNEPDIELVFGIGSMAGDASGTLRSIFGLSDEWYEKVFRHYQGQDGFSIVPILLHPKSRGYVKLRSANPFHSPILEANYFEHDDDLKTMIRGIKKAIQVASTHPFRKYNTTLLPIHFPGCTDLEFQSDDYWACVSRQISTTLGHFVGTCKMAPRNASGVVNEQLKVYGINKLRVVDASIIPLLISGHTNAPTYMIGEKASDMIKSEWL; encoded by the exons ATGCACATTACCTCTTATAACTGGGGCTACAGAACTGAACCGAGGCCAAAGAATAGTGATGGCAGTGGTGGATATTGTCTATCTATGATAGACGGCCGTTGCAATTGGCCAAGAGGCAAAGCCGTTGGTGGAACATCAGTTATAAATTTCATGATATACTCGCGAGGCTCTAAAGGAGATTTCGATCAATGGGCAGCTGATGGCAATGCCCATTGGAGTTACGATCAAGTACTTCCCTATTTCATCAAATCAGAAAGGGCTCATTTCCCCGCCTCACAAACCGACCATCACCATATTAATCCATCACTTTACGGAACAACTGGATATTTAGATGTAACAACAGCATCTTGGCAATCTCCACTGCGCGACACATTTTTCGCCGCCGGCAAAGAATTGTCTTACAGAATAAAAGACTCCAACGATGGTGATTCAATCGGCTTCACCAGCAGCAAAACAAATACGAGAAATGGCCGCCGTGTGAGTGCTTCAAAAGCATTTATAAAACCCATCAGACATCggagaaattttcatctctCAGAATATTCGAGGGTcacaaaaataatcatcaacCCAGTCACTAAAACCGCTACAGGAGTCGAGTATATTAGAAATTCCAAAAAGTATATCGTCCAAGCCAGAAAAGAAGTCATTCTGAGTGCAGGGAGCATTAATTCTCCTCAACTGCTAATGCTCTCTGGTATCGGACCAAAACTCCATCTCGATGCTTTCAATATTAACATACTAGAAGATCTTCCAGTAGGCCATAATCTACAGGATCACGTCAGTATGGCAGCACTCACTTTTATCGTTAATGATACCGTAACAATCGTTGAACCAAGAATCGCcagtaattataaaaatacctTTGATTATTTGCTCAAGGGAACTGGTCCTTTCACTGTGCCTGCAGGTGCCGAGGCTCTGGCATTTGTTAATaccaaaataaatgataattatcatGAGAAATACCTGGCTAATAGTACAATTAGTAATGAACCCGATATTGAACTCGTCTTTGGAATCGGATCTATGGCCGGAGATGCTTCCGGTACTCTGCGTAGTATATTCGGATTATCAGACGAATGGTATGAAAAAGTATTCAGGCATTATCAAGGACAGGATGGATTCAGTATTGTTCCTATTTTGTTGCATCCTAAGAGTCGCGGCTACGTCAAATTAAGGAGCGCAAATCCCTTCCATTCGCCGATTCTCGAGGCTAATTACTTTGAGCATGATGATGATTTGAAAACCATGATTCGGGGAATTAAAAAg GCTATTCAAGTTGCATCTACACACCCATTCCGCAAATACAACACAACCCTCTTGCCGATTCATTTTCCCGGCTGCACAGATTTGGAATTTCAATCAGACGATTACTGGGCCTGTGTATCACGTCAAATTTCAACAACTCTGGGCCATTTCGTTGGCACATGCAAAATGGCACCTCGAAACGCAAGTGGTGTTGTTAACGAACAATTAAAAGTTTATGGAATTAATAAACTTCGTGTTGTCGATGCGAGTATAATACCCTTACTAATATCTGGGCATACAAATGCACCAACTTACATGATTGGAGAGAAAGCAAGTGATATGATTAAGTCAGAATGGTTATAA
- the LOC135163847 gene encoding glucose dehydrogenase [FAD, quinone]-like isoform X2, with product MLLKYIKFLLLLLWVRTDLTHASILTNIVETIYEYFHDSPSDNALLDFYGETNEKYSYDFIIIGAGSGGCVVANRLSEITHWNILLLEAGGEEIFLTDVPLLAPLMHITSYNWGYRTEPRPKNSDGSGGYCLSMIDGRCNWPRGKAVGGTSVINFMIYSRGSKGDFDQWAADGNAHWSYDQVLPYFIKSERAHFPASQTDHHHINPSLYGTTGYLDVTTASWQSPLRDTFFAAGKELSYRIKDSNDGDSIGFTSSKTNTRNGRRVSASKAFIKPIRHRRNFHLSEYSRVTKIIINPVTKTATGVEYIRNSKKYIVQARKEVILSAGSINSPQLLMLSGIGPKLHLDAFNINILEDLPVGHNLQDHVSMAALTFIVNDTVTIVEPRIASNYKNTFDYLLKGTGPFTVPAGAEALAFVNTKINDNYHEKYLANSTISNEPDIELVFGIGSMAGDASGTLRSIFGLSDEWYEKVFRHYQGQDGFSIVPILLHPKSRGYVKLRSANPFHSPILEANYFEHDDDLKTMIRGIKKAIQVASTHPFRKYNTTLLPIHFPGCTDLEFQSDDYWACVSRQISTTLGHFVGTCKMAPRNASGVVNEQLKVYGINKLRVVDASIIPLLISGHTNAPTYMIGEKASDMIKSEWL from the exons ATGCTActgaaatatattaaatttctGTTGCTTCTCCTTTGGGTACGTACGGACTTAACACATGCCTCAATTCTCACAAATATTGTTGAAACCATATATGAATATTTCCACGACTCTCCCTCGGACAACGCACTATTGGATTTTTATGGcgaaacgaatgaaaaatattcatacgATTTTATAATAATCGGTGCAGGTTCCGGAGGATGCGTCGTTGCTAATCGATTATCAGAAATAACCCATTGGAATATTTTACTCCTTGAGGCTGGTGGTGAGGAGATTTTTTTGACTGATGTGCCACTTTTGGCCCCACTCATGCACATTACCTCTTATAACTGGGGCTACAGAACTGAACCGAGGCCAAAGAATAGTGATGGCAGTGGTGGATATTGTCTATCTATGATAGACGGCCGTTGCAATTGGCCAAGAGGCAAAGCCGTTGGTGGAACATCAGTTATAAATTTCATGATATACTCGCGAGGCTCTAAAGGAGATTTCGATCAATGGGCAGCTGATGGCAATGCCCATTGGAGTTACGATCAAGTACTTCCCTATTTCATCAAATCAGAAAGGGCTCATTTCCCCGCCTCACAAACCGACCATCACCATATTAATCCATCACTTTACGGAACAACTGGATATTTAGATGTAACAACAGCATCTTGGCAATCTCCACTGCGCGACACATTTTTCGCCGCCGGCAAAGAATTGTCTTACAGAATAAAAGACTCCAACGATGGTGATTCAATCGGCTTCACCAGCAGCAAAACAAATACGAGAAATGGCCGCCGTGTGAGTGCTTCAAAAGCATTTATAAAACCCATCAGACATCggagaaattttcatctctCAGAATATTCGAGGGTcacaaaaataatcatcaacCCAGTCACTAAAACCGCTACAGGAGTCGAGTATATTAGAAATTCCAAAAAGTATATCGTCCAAGCCAGAAAAGAAGTCATTCTGAGTGCAGGGAGCATTAATTCTCCTCAACTGCTAATGCTCTCTGGTATCGGACCAAAACTCCATCTCGATGCTTTCAATATTAACATACTAGAAGATCTTCCAGTAGGCCATAATCTACAGGATCACGTCAGTATGGCAGCACTCACTTTTATCGTTAATGATACCGTAACAATCGTTGAACCAAGAATCGCcagtaattataaaaatacctTTGATTATTTGCTCAAGGGAACTGGTCCTTTCACTGTGCCTGCAGGTGCCGAGGCTCTGGCATTTGTTAATaccaaaataaatgataattatcatGAGAAATACCTGGCTAATAGTACAATTAGTAATGAACCCGATATTGAACTCGTCTTTGGAATCGGATCTATGGCCGGAGATGCTTCCGGTACTCTGCGTAGTATATTCGGATTATCAGACGAATGGTATGAAAAAGTATTCAGGCATTATCAAGGACAGGATGGATTCAGTATTGTTCCTATTTTGTTGCATCCTAAGAGTCGCGGCTACGTCAAATTAAGGAGCGCAAATCCCTTCCATTCGCCGATTCTCGAGGCTAATTACTTTGAGCATGATGATGATTTGAAAACCATGATTCGGGGAATTAAAAAg GCTATTCAAGTTGCATCTACACACCCATTCCGCAAATACAACACAACCCTCTTGCCGATTCATTTTCCCGGCTGCACAGATTTGGAATTTCAATCAGACGATTACTGGGCCTGTGTATCACGTCAAATTTCAACAACTCTGGGCCATTTCGTTGGCACATGCAAAATGGCACCTCGAAACGCAAGTGGTGTTGTTAACGAACAATTAAAAGTTTATGGAATTAATAAACTTCGTGTTGTCGATGCGAGTATAATACCCTTACTAATATCTGGGCATACAAATGCACCAACTTACATGATTGGAGAGAAAGCAAGTGATATGATTAAGTCAGAATGGTTATAA